One part of the Musa acuminata AAA Group cultivar baxijiao chromosome BXJ1-5, Cavendish_Baxijiao_AAA, whole genome shotgun sequence genome encodes these proteins:
- the LOC135673394 gene encoding uncharacterized protein LOC135673394, which yields MKSHRGKSAARKPLRDVSNAANALPSRKKSRAKDGADGALDRLLLLRSDLSSLVSQIDELIAQAMENRTISKKASQDIDSFRSILSDIHFSLKPWFSRLRQSFDTSLTATENKLKSLDTNPVPGAVRDRDAAASRRNEPELNLIVSSSPLVSWRAGTCTVDCGRQLFLLTPLPKGKPSVSKCPGSSKHMAGVFTEKEQSGRHKLPPFSVNVGNACRDLIERVEEKHEPTGLSNAHSFGQMSGALDSGSASPLSLSNQKNRENEITLRLPKSSGMLDPISEPSQQDGVPEDDNDAEVSDSLSMTCQELFGMQAAPVSMSRRKKVDGTLNWFLSPPRTCILLEPSDEKPLPTPANSQLSLATPICKNLDSTHEELPGETTLKRELWTRFEAASSNHLHLDVSVFQDTRRKGFLDMLEEVSGKTSEFRF from the exons ATGAAGAGCCACCGAGGGAAATCGGCGGCGAGGAAGCCTCTCCGCGACGTATCCAACGCCGCCAACGCCCTCCCATCGCGTAAGAAGAGCAGGGCCAAGGACGGGGCCGACGGCGCCCTcgatcgcctcctcctcctccggtccGACCTCTCCAGTCTCGTCAGCCAG ATTGATGAATTAATTGCtcaagctatggagaacagaacaATAAGCAAGAAAGCAAGCCAAGATATTGATTCCTTCAGAAGTATATTATCTGACATTCATTTCTCTTTGAAG CCATGGTTCTCAAGACTACGGCAATCATTTGACACTTCTTTAACAGCCACTGAAAACAAGCTCAAGTCTTTAGATACCAATCCTGTTCCTGGTGCAGTGAGAGATAGAGATGCTGCTGCAAGCAGAAGAAATGAACCTGAGCTCAACCTGATAGTTTCTTCTTCACCTCTTGTCTCTTGGCGTGCCGGCACCTGTACTGTTGATTGTGGAAGACAACTATTTCTGCTAACACCATTACCCAAAGGCAAACCATCTGTGTCTAAATGCCCTGGATCATCCAAACATATGGCAGGAGTATTCACAGAGAAAGAGCAATCTGGTCGTCATAAGTTACCTCCATTTTCAGTTAATGTTGGTAATGCTTGCCGCGATCTGATCGAACGAGTGGAAGAAAAACACGAACCAACTGGTTTGTCAAATGCTCATTCTTTTGGACAAATGAGTGGTGCATTGGATTCTGGATCTGCTTCTCCTTTGAGTCTTTCAAATCAGAAAAACAGGGAAAACGAGATAACTTTGCGCTTACCAAAGAGTTCTGGAATGCTTGATCCAATCTCTGAGCCAAGTCAGCAGGATGGAGTACCTGAGGATGACAATGATGCTGAAGTTTCAGATAGCTTGTCTATGACGTGCCAGGAGCTATTTGGTATGCAGGCTGCTCCTGTATCCATGAGTCGGAGGAAGAAAGTTGATGGAACTCTTAATTGGTTCTTATCACCCCCCAGGACTTGTATTCTGCTGGAACCATCAGATGAGAAGCCGCTTCCAACCCCTGCGAACAGCCAGCTCTCACTTGCCACTCCTATCTGTAAGAATTTGGATAGCACCCATGAAGAGCTGCCTGGAGAAACCACACTCAAGAGAGAGCTTTGGACCAGATTCGAGGCTGCATCCTCGAACCATCTACACCTCGATGTTTCTGTTTTCCAAGACACAAGAAGAAAAGGTTTTCTCGACATGCTTGAAGAGGTTTCTGGGAAGACATCTGAATTCAGATTCTAG